A part of Anolis carolinensis isolate JA03-04 unplaced genomic scaffold, rAnoCar3.1.pri scaffold_10, whole genome shotgun sequence genomic DNA contains:
- the tmem54 gene encoding transmembrane protein 54 isoform X1, translated as MSGSKSEPSSFPLSLPDHLNPSCTQKLLMKTGLILIVIGHLNFITGALVHGTVLRHIANPRDTISLQYAVSNIVTVVSAILTISCGIAAIVLSRYISRKPLAWAVFSLSVGSTLLSLFCSAGLAVAIVVTFANQGRTLLELCTFANVDLIQISHECPFDPTRVYSSALALWGLSFLLDSIEIIFSVRCFLIVSGLLNLKFCCKGTRKKKVSLQLVPVENRDASEGRDLLRLERVETVWL; from the exons ATGTCGGGGTCTAAATCTGAACCGAgctcctttcctctttcccttccagACCACCTAAACCCAAGCTGCACCCAGAAGCTCCTGATGAAAACGGGCCTCATCCTGATCGTTATCGGCCACCTCAACTTCATCACTGGGGCTTTGGTCCATGGCACGGTGCTGCGCCACATCGCCAACCCCAGGGACACCATCTCCTTGCAATACGCCGTCTCCAACATCGTGACCGTTGTCTCTGCCATCTTG ACGATCTCCTGTGGCATTGCAGCCATTGTACTCTCTCGATACATCTCCCGGAAACCGCTG GCATGGGCCGTCTTCTCCCTGAGCGTGGGCAGCACCCTGCTCTCGCTTTTCTGCTCTGCGGGGCTGGCGGTGGCCATCGTGGTGACCTTCGCCAACCAAGGCCGTACCCTCTTGGAGCTCTGCACCTTCGCCAACGTGGACCTCATCCAGATCTCCCATGAGTGCCCTTTCGATCCCACCCGTGTCTAT AGCTCTGCCTTGGCCCTTTGGGGACTTTCCTTCCTCCTGGACTCCATTGAGATCATCTTCAGCGTCCGTTGCTTTCTCATTGTTTCGGGGCTCCTCAACCTGAAGTTCTGTTGCAAAGGGACGCGGAAGAAGAAG GTCTCGCTGCAGCTGGTCCCAGTGGAGAACAGAGACGCCAGCGAAGGACGGGATCTTTTGAGGTTGGAGCGAGTGGAGACTGTTTGGTTGTAG
- the tmem54 gene encoding transmembrane protein 54 isoform X2, whose amino-acid sequence MCRLDHLNPSCTQKLLMKTGLILIVIGHLNFITGALVHGTVLRHIANPRDTISLQYAVSNIVTVVSAILTISCGIAAIVLSRYISRKPLAWAVFSLSVGSTLLSLFCSAGLAVAIVVTFANQGRTLLELCTFANVDLIQISHECPFDPTRVYSSALALWGLSFLLDSIEIIFSVRCFLIVSGLLNLKFCCKGTRKKKVSLQLVPVENRDASEGRDLLRLERVETVWL is encoded by the exons ACCACCTAAACCCAAGCTGCACCCAGAAGCTCCTGATGAAAACGGGCCTCATCCTGATCGTTATCGGCCACCTCAACTTCATCACTGGGGCTTTGGTCCATGGCACGGTGCTGCGCCACATCGCCAACCCCAGGGACACCATCTCCTTGCAATACGCCGTCTCCAACATCGTGACCGTTGTCTCTGCCATCTTG ACGATCTCCTGTGGCATTGCAGCCATTGTACTCTCTCGATACATCTCCCGGAAACCGCTG GCATGGGCCGTCTTCTCCCTGAGCGTGGGCAGCACCCTGCTCTCGCTTTTCTGCTCTGCGGGGCTGGCGGTGGCCATCGTGGTGACCTTCGCCAACCAAGGCCGTACCCTCTTGGAGCTCTGCACCTTCGCCAACGTGGACCTCATCCAGATCTCCCATGAGTGCCCTTTCGATCCCACCCGTGTCTAT AGCTCTGCCTTGGCCCTTTGGGGACTTTCCTTCCTCCTGGACTCCATTGAGATCATCTTCAGCGTCCGTTGCTTTCTCATTGTTTCGGGGCTCCTCAACCTGAAGTTCTGTTGCAAAGGGACGCGGAAGAAGAAG GTCTCGCTGCAGCTGGTCCCAGTGGAGAACAGAGACGCCAGCGAAGGACGGGATCTTTTGAGGTTGGAGCGAGTGGAGACTGTTTGGTTGTAG